The following is a genomic window from Carassius gibelio isolate Cgi1373 ecotype wild population from Czech Republic chromosome B7, carGib1.2-hapl.c, whole genome shotgun sequence.
AGGAATTTTTCcacatgcattaatttatttggaaTGACAGAAGAACACATTATCTGAACATATAATTTGctaagttatttttaatttgcttcagGAAATAAAAGATGATTTGGAACCTTCAACTAGGAGTCATGCAATACCAGGTATATCAAAACTTCTAGCAAACCTTAATTTTTTTGGCTGCCAGTATTGATTTGGTTGGTCGATATGCAAATGAGACGTtgcgtctgtgttctttaatttgtgcATTGTTATTAAATCACCTGCAGAAATTTCCCCTCCCATCTGCGCTGTTCTAGAATTGCGATATTGCGCTAATTTGACCTGTTTAGAAAACTGGCCTATTAgccctaaagggatagttcacccaaaatgaacattctgtcatcattgacTTTCCCTCAacttgttccaaatctgtataaaTGTTCTactgaacacaaataaagatatttcaaAGAATGCTGTCAATGTAACAAATTAGGACTATTTGTTACCACCATTCTTTTAAATAGAAACTCAAAATGTCCATTTATGCATGAACTATTCATTTGTCCCTACCCTATACCTAAATGTAACAACTATTTTATTATCAATACACAGCCAATTCAGAGTTTATTGAGGGACAACTCTTAGCTGATAGTAAATATGTGTTCCCttatctaaagtgttaccaaacattttttttagatagAAAATCTGAGTTTTATATGCCCTTTATATAACAAACCAGTGGCTCTTTTCATAGTTTAAGCCTGcaagctttaataaaaaaaacagccccAGGGATAAAAATGTGTCCATTGTTGAAGAAACATTCAATAACTAAACCAAGTATAGGTGAGTGAACTTACTATTGCTTTTTGGCGTTGTCTCTCCCTCTGTTCAGCCCTCTCACATTCCCGTTTCTCATAGTCACGTCGGTACTCTTCCCGTTTCAGACGCTCGTGCTGGTATTCCTCATAGCTGTCATACCTGcagttgaaaagaaaaaaaaatcatgtcaaGTAATTTCTAAACACAGAACTactagaaaaaagaaaagaaaaaaaaaaaaaaacactgattatcTGTAGTATCTAAATTGTTTCTCCAAGATGAGATTAGAGAGCAGATGGAGATACTTGTTTAGGTCTCCTGCttctcagatatttttttttctgaggaaaaagTCCCAATTAATATTAAGTGTCTCCTATAGAGTTTctgaaaatatcttaaaaatgtcACAGACACCAATTCTGCTAATAAAAGTGATTCAGTGGGAAATCTTTCACAACCTAAATAATCTCAGCTACGAGTTCCAAAAAGGTCTTcggtttttattttttccaaaggAACTGTAAAAGAAACGTAATTGAAACATAACTGAGAACTCCATTAAGTCTTCTGAGCTGTGAAAGAGCAACCACTGAGCAATAAAACTTTTCACACATAGATGTATTGTTTGCTGTTTTGCTCAATTGGCCTTGGGAATCAGCTCGCTCAGAGCAGACTGCTTTCCATTCTTCTTAGCGTGgaagacaaacaaacacattaataAGATGTCTCATTACATCGCAAAAGGTTACAGCTCCCAATGGCGGGACTCTTAAGGGAATATGGCAGAAATTTGGCAGCTGTGTCTGTCAGCACAACTTCACATGCCATTACTTTTTGCTTAGTTTGAACTTAACATCCAAAAAGTGCAACTTTTTCTAAAGCCATTTGCAAAAGAGGCAACATGGTGTAAAAGCACAATATGAGCGGACTAAAGCACAATCAGGGAAAAGGTGTAGGTGGGAGGTAGCGGGTCCCTAATGCAAGCTGCTCTTGCCAACGAAAGCTTCATTATAAAAGTTTGAAAACTTAAAGCGTTGAAATGATGTATCATCATAACTCATCATATCAATTAGACAGAGTCAGCAAGTGACTTGCCTCCTATGCATAAGGACAGAAGTATTGCAGACACAGTATATAATCTTGCAGCACTTCTTTAAGTCTGTCTCATGGACAGGTCTATAATATCAACATATATGAATTTTTCTAGCGCAAGTGTCACATAATACATGCACAGTATATTAAAGAAGAGTAACAAATGGAAAACTATTTGCCATGTGCAAACACTCACCTGGGTCTCCGGGCAAAAATACAATGAGCCTGGGACTGAGGGCTTCTATAAATCCTGGGAATAAAAGTGCTATCGCCCAAATTGTGAGGAGACCTACGTACAAGCAGAAAGACAACAACATTCTTAGAAAAATGCAAAGCCAAGCCTGAACACTGAACATAGTCTTTAATTCTAAAGAATCACAGGCAATTAAAAtgcatgtaatatttaaaaatacagacaTAAGCTAAAAAATGGAAATGAAGAATAAAACATGGAATAAAAAGGGGGAAAATTATGCTGATGTGGATATCAAACAGGGGTATAAAATTTGAGAAATAatctatattttgtttttagagTCTCCTTCATCAGTACAATCGTTATGTATCTCAAAAGGAGGCACAGTAAAGGTTGTCTTTCTGGCATGCTGTCTGGATGTAACCCACTTTAAATTGTCCACGACTTTACTCACTGGGCATTTCTTTCATCTCGCGGGGATGGAGCGGGCAATGCTGTCGAGCAAAACAACAGCTGCTACTAAAAACAACAGAGCCCCATCAAAGAGCACTGGTGAGATATTAATCTAAAATTCAAGCTAAAAGAATGAAGGTCCGTTGAGGAAACAATGTGAGACTTCCATAAGTCTCTCAAGTTTCTCAAGTGGCAAAAGCTTGTTTGCCCAAGAAATTACTCTGCTGGCCTCTATTTGTCATCCGCGCTGTTTGCAAATGATGAGAGATGAAAAACttcaaaattaaactaaaaaatttATCTGAATATGTTTCTGCGTTTTATAAAAAGTACCACTATAATAGAGGGTGAATGTCTGAAGTTTGGAATGGCTCATTTGGTGTAACAGCAAGTATGTAGATGAGCAATTTTACATCTAAGATATTGTTTATCTTTCAAGCTCATTTTATCTTATGTCTCTCAAAACCAATGCTTACTGTCTGTTGAATGTAATTTTTCTCTGGTTGTGCAAAATAAGCCATAACAACTTCAGTGGACATGCTGTGAGACCCAGACTTGTGTTTCATCGCAATGGCAGCCACAGAAAGATGTTTACCTTTTATACAGCCCCTCCTGCTGAGACACGTGGATTCATGTCCAAAAAGATAGCTGGATAAATGTGTTTCTGAGACAGGTGGAAGGCTCACGCCAGAACTTACCAAGAGGGAGAACGGGTGTCGGGAGACTCGGAGCGGGAGTATGGAGACCTGGAGCGGGATCTGCGTCTGTGGTGAGATGAGGAATGGGAACGGGAGATGGAGCGTGGCCAGCGGTGGTGCTGTGGggagagttgagtggaaggagGTGAGACGGAGCTCCATGAGAATGAACTGCTGGAAGGGGAGCTGGAGGGCGACCCTTCGAGGAGCAGCTCGAGTGGAGAACCTTCTCCCAAGTAGAGCAGGCGCTCCCGGCCTACCTCCAGGTCATCAAAGTCAGGCAGACCCGGGTGTATGTAGTCATCGAGAAGACCAGGGTACTCGTCCCCAGAGTCACTTTCCTCGAGAGACCGGATGCCCCTCTGCTCTCCCACTACCCCGCTATAGAAGGCTTGTTGAGGCTTTCCAAAGTGCTTGTTGAGTTCTTTGCGGATTTCCTGGTCCCTAAGTAGTTTCCTGCCAGCAGAACTGTCATCTGTTGATGTTTTGGAGCCCAAAGTGGAGTCGCGGTCCTGTCTGTGAGCATCCGTGTCCGGACAAGCCTCCTGAGATTTGGAGGAAAGGCCCTGAAGCTGCCTGGCCAGGGAGAAAGAAGAAGGGGAGGCGGAAGACAATGAAGATGTAGAAATAGAGGAGGTCGGCATGTTTGAGTCTTTACATTCCACATGCCGGCCGTCCATTGGCCCAGTTACCGCTGCAGCTATGGTGGTACTGTCTCGTTTTGTGCTTGTAGACTGGCAATAGTCGTGATCGCCAAAGACGCGGGGCATGGGCCGCTTGCCCCGACGCTCCTCCAAAACCCCTGGGCGCATTGTAGAGGAGGCCTTGCTCAACTGGGCATACAGCTCAGTCTGCTCTGGGCCCTTCCGAATAGAGCCACTGGTTGGCTGAGGGCAAGAGCCCCCATTGCTCAGCCTGGGCCTTTTGCTTGTCAGGGCCGAGGGAGAGCATGAAGACAGCTTGTTTTTGAGTGATACTTTGAAAGGGATCTCTTGACTGGCTTTGTGAGGAGGCGTGGTAGGTGGTGTCAGACCTGGAGGGAAGAAGAGACAACAGATTTACCAAACAAGATCGCTCTCGTTCCTTAACAGTGATCGGTCTGTCTCTAAGTGATTGAACGAGCACACTCTTGAGTCTGATTAACATATTCCCTTTCACTTAGACCTAATCCTTATCTGCATTTTATTGCAACCCTGACAGATTTATGCAAACTCAGATTGCACCATGATACAGACAGAGCTACTCAATTAAACTTCCTCCAGTCCTAATTCATTAGAAAGTTACCAGTCAGATCTTATAATAGTACTGGTGCTTCAGACAGATGCAGGAATGCTGTACTCTTTGGACTATGATGAAAGCACAGTGATGTGCGAGCTGTTATCATTCTCTTCATCTTTGCCACCTTTTCTCCTCATGTACCCCCAGCCATCTTGACAGATTTATGTGCCCACAGATGGCATTTATATGGGAAGTCTTGAGATGTGCTGCTTTATGGCATGGTTAATGCACTTGCACAAACAACCGGAGGTAGTTCCTCTTCATTTTCCTCtacttctccctctctctttctatttcgACATCTCTCAGATTTCTGCTTTCCTGATCCAGTCACACATTACGACACATTACCTGtcgataattatttttattttaaaattacagtcATTTTTGGAATATCTTTCAGGACCACTTCCTTTTACAACCATACCCTGAAACTGATATATATCctgatatatgtatgtatatacacacttTTTGATAGAATGCTCCCCTTAAAAAgtatctctctttttctttattaatctGCCTCAATCACTAAATTAAATGGATACAGTACTGCAGCGGGCACACGCCTGATTCGGCATACAAAACAACTGTGGCCATGACTAAATTTATCATTATGCCAATGCAATGAGCTATGAAAAGAAAGCATGCACTGCCAAAGGAACTTCTGCTGCACCAATCAAACACCATCTGGGCATAAAATGCACACAGGGTCATAAACCAAGGACCATTATTgcctttacattacattacataaattacattacatagcATTACATAAATATGCTCTGTTTAGTCAAAGGCAGGCATGATGAATACACACGGATACAAACACAAATCATACTGAATACCGGTGGGTTCTCTCATCTGTTTCTGGCAGGGTGTGAATTACACAGGTACCTCTGAACGAATTATTATTTAAAGCTTACAGAACTGATCCCCATGGTAATCTTAAAACGCCATGCAAGGAGTGTAACACAGACTGACCTAGGTGTCATATGATACCATAATTAAAGGAACCCCCGCTCAAGTTAATCTATTAGAGGGATGGGGATTAGGGAATGGTATTAAATCTGGCACTTTCATAGTGCTGGCTATTCCGAAGGTGTCAAGGTGTTTTGCTCTGCAGTGAAATGTCTGGGCATTTTCTAATTCAACAGCACGATAAAAATGGCTTCTCGCACTACTGTCATGATGGCACAAACCCCAATGGAAATTTATTTTATGACTTCAGAGTTCCATCTGGCTTTACAGTTACCTGCAATTAGTTAATCTAGTATGATCGTCGGTAAAGACTGACGAAGAAAGGGAATCAAGAAACTGAATAGCTTGTAGAAGTCATAAAATTCCTTCAAACGTGTAGCTTCACTAAACTGCTATAATATATTCAACATTTGAGTAAAAACACCAAACATGGAGTTCCACTGTACCCTCGGGCTAGGTCAAATCTGTATACTGAGGGCCATTACCTTGTAGTAAGTGAATACCAAATGGCCCATTCACCAAGACACATTGTGAGAGGGAAAGGGcagccattttgtttttattgaccTGGAATGATTAATCTCTGCAAGGGGGATTCAGAAATAATTACCTGCATGATTTATGCTGAGAGAAAGAAAGCGAGAAAGGGGAGAACTGCTGAAGAGCTGTGTTTCAGCCCCAGCTGACATCTACTTCGTCTGGATATAATTACTTTAGGCCAACACCAATGTgttaaaatctatctatctatctatctatctatctatctatctatctatctatctatctatctatctatctatctatctatctatctatctatctatctatctattatctatctatctatctatcttagtgaaaaataaataataaacttaaataataaataataaactaaataaacttaattgactatatatatatatatatatatatatatatatatatatatatatatatatatatatatatatatatatatatatatatatatatatatatatataatgataagtGTACTAAAAATAGATTGACactctaaactaaaactaaatatacaCTCTAAATGTAGTTGTTTCATGCTTTCATCTAGCAGATAATTCTATACATTTTacattgtgtttaaatgtttacatttggggaagaatgatatatatatatatatatatatatatatatatatatatatatatatatatatatatatatatatatatatatatatatatatatatatatatatatatatatatatatatatatatatatatatacacatacataaaatgctTTGGCTCAATTTCACAAATGAGCCCTTGTCATAAATAGCAGAATAAACATAGGAAATTACCTTAATGTCTCTAATCAAATTGCCAGACAGTCTGAAAAACAAGGATCCAGATAATATCGGCAAAACCAAATTGCATGGCGAAgccaattaaaacaataataatgccaCAACAATTTATCTCTGATGTATTGAAGCAGCGAGCTGCCCAGTCAAAAAGCATTAGAGTCTAAATTAGAAAGTGAGAATATCAACTCTTCAAAGGGGAAGAGAGAAACTTTGCAATAAATCAGCCAAAGAATGAAAAAAGTAATCAATGAATGATCCATGTTCCATCAGTTTACTTTGAacatttcactttaaataaaCTATCAAAGTAGGTTTGTAGGAGACTTTTACCTTTGCTAAAGAACTGTTATCTCTACTAGtgaagcataaaaaaaataaataaaaaaaataaaaaaaaaaaacacccagcaAGATATTTCAGACTAACAACCAGACTATTGGAGGAAAGGGGGggctttttgtatttatttgtattttttattccctattgtgttttttgttctgttgatGTCATTatgcttctgtcacgaaaacaaattcctcgtatgtgtgaacatacctggcaataaagctcattctgattctgattctgattctgattcttttgCACTATTCATCTGtctgttttaggtaaaaaaatattttattttcttggttATGAGCAAAAACTCTGTGTTTGTTTACCTGGGGTTCCACAGATCTCCACACTCAATGTGCGTTCAATGGTTTTGTTCTCAAACGAAGATCCCTTGTGGTCACTGTaacacaagagaaaaaaaaattataataataaaaaaaaatgtatatatatatttatatatatgagaACATGGATGGAGTGCTAGAAGAGTTTGTGTGAGCTTTCAAATGGAAATGAAATTAACAAAATGCCtcattactgttgttgttgtttttttagttcaGGTTTTTTTCTGCTCTACTAAAGTTGTGTAAAAACTCTCTCACTTACTTTGGAGACTCTGGGGTCAAAGGAAGTGGCAAGATGGTTGGTTTGGCTGCAGAACACAAAGGAGCATGGGTAATTAATTTACCAGTTCACACTGTACCCAAGATATTTCAGGTCCACATCTACATCTAATATCTTAGACTTAATCAGTGACAGCAATGATGTTGCAAATCCAACCCTGCGCTGAAAGGCCAGATGAGTCTCCAGCCAGCCAGAAATTTTGGCTAAAACCAATATTTGGACTAACTTGACCCCATAGTTTTTGTCTTTATCTGTCTGTACTTTGTGAGGCAGGATGGAGTGATGGCATGTGTTCAGTTTCGCAGCCCATCATACAAGGTCCACCACATTCCAACAGTCAGAATGAGTAGAAAACGTAAAAAATACAGACTATGACATGAAAAAAGAATGGCACATGTTGCATACTGCTACTAAAATTAACAAGAAGATGTTTTGCATGCAATTGAAAGCAAAGCAGAGGAAGAAAGAAGAGTCAAGGAAGCATGTGCAGTTGCCTGAGGCTGCGACCATCTCCAACTGTAGCTAGGGAGTATCTCTCAGTTAGATAGCTATATTACGGCAGCCTGAGAAATAAGCTTTTCAGCACAGATCTAAGTTTCAAATTGGCCGACGTGATAGTTTAAAGTGTTGAAGGCGTTCCCcgttttacatttataattaatctACAGACAAAGGTTTCAGAGGTTTACGCTTTGGAGCCGCATCAGTTTTTGCTTCATAGTGAATGTTAGGTTTGTGTTAGCGTTGTGGTTAGTGTGTGGTCAAACTGGGAAGCGGTTAAAGGAGGAGAGGCAAAGGAGAGAGGGCAGGGATGCAGCAATGATTACCTAACATTGGTGGGACTTGGTCATCGAGGTGCCTGCGGAGTGCCTGTTTTTGTGAGTCGGAGGGCGTGAGCTCTGGAACTAAAGAGTCGGGGAACAATGGGCTTGGCAAGCCCTGTGAGAATGACATGGGGCTGCCTATGACATCATCAAAAACATCCTCCCCGGCTTGGCCCACCGGATCATGCAAGCTGTCTCCTATCACCTGTTCTGGCATGTTTAACCAGCTCTCTAGGTCTAATTTAATCTCTGACGAACACTTAAGATTGCGCTGGTCTCTAAGGCGCTCACGACTAGCTCGCTCTAAGTTTTTGTGGCTCTTTTGGACTCTAGAAGCCATGTCTGGTAGGTCTCGCCTTTTATTCTGGGGCAACTGCAGGTGAGCCCGGTAACGGGCCGGCCTGGGCCTGGAGGTGAGCAGCTGACTGAGCATGGGGTGCTCTAGCTCTTGCCTCCTTTTCCTAATGGTCACCGTAACGTGCCTATTAGGACGGCCAGCCTCAGCCAAGCCGCCCGCCTCAAGGCAATGACCACAGCTGCCTGCATGACCCGTCTCTCTAGGCGGGAGAGAGTAAGAGTGCATGTACCTAATAAAGCGGGCAGCGGCCAAGCTGCCTGGGTCAACAACTGGCTGCAGGCCTGGCGGCCTTCCCTCTTCGCCGGAGCAGGCATGGCCACAGCCGCTTCCATGGGACAGCGCAACGGGAGCGGAGTGCCCCCCTTGAGTACACCGCCGCCACTTCCCCGCCCCCTCACCAGCCACACTACACGTGCCGGCTGCCTGGCTCTCACCTCGCTGGGCCTGCACTgccagctgctgctgctgctgctgttgtgatGAAGGGGAGGCAGAGGATGTCTTCTTTTTGGAGGCGGTGGAAGAGGAGCAGGAAGAcaaggaggagaaagaggaggTGGACGAGGACGATGGAGAGGAAGAAGATGAGCAGGAGGACGTGCAAGCCCCTCCCCTGTCCTTGCCGCAACCTGTCCAGGCGCTCTTGGCTTCCCTGGCTTTGGTCTGGAAGGCCTCGTCGCTAGAGGTGAGGTACTTGAGCAGCTCAGTGCACGGACGTCTCATGGACCGGTTGGGACAGGACCCTCGTGGTTTGCTGTTCCAGGGGTTTTCTGTCTAAAGAACagaaatcagagagagagagagagagcagaatgaACATGGATTGTAACAGGGTAACGTAGGGGGATCGAGAACGGAGGGTTAGCGCAGAGGTGGTTTAACCTCCCAAAAGACAACGTAAGTGTACTTTGCCCATCATCTTAATTACAAGGTCTTGGGATGGCTCCAGGAAGATCTGAACGGAGGCAGCAGGAGGAGACAGCAGTGTCCTCTGGGACCCTGCCATGTGCAGAGATCCAGAAACAGACTAGTCAAAGTTATTATGGAAAATTAGCTTGTGCATGTGCGCGTGTTTGTGTGGAGGGGAGAGAATTATGTGTGATGTTCACGTCAAATAACTACTAATTTTTCTTCTAGTTTGCAAACATGAATGGGCCTGGGGTAATAAATCATTGTTTTTG
Proteins encoded in this region:
- the ppargc1a gene encoding peroxisome proliferator-activated receptor gamma coactivator 1-alpha isoform X4: MAWDRCNQDSVWRELECAALVGEDQPLCPDLPELDLSELDVSDLDADSFLGGLKWYSDQSEIISSQYGNEASNLFEIDEENEANLLAVLTETLDSIPVDEDGLPSFEALADGDVTNASDQSCPSTPDGSPRTPEPEEPSLLKKLLLAPANSQLSYNQYPGGKAQNHAASNQRIRPTPAVAKTENPWNSKPRGSCPNRSMRRPCTELLKYLTSSDEAFQTKAREAKSAWTGCGKDRGGACTSSCSSSSSPSSSSTSSFSSLSSCSSSTASKKKTSSASPSSQQQQQQQLAVQAQRAKPTILPLPLTPESPNDHKGSSFENKTIERTLSVEICGTPGLTPPTTPPHKASQEIPFKVSLKNKLSSCSPSALTSKRPRLSNGGSCPQPTSGSIRKGPEQTELYAQLSKASSTMRPGVLEERRGKRPMPRVFGDHDYCQSTSTKRDSTTIAAAVTGPMDGRHVECKDSNMPTSSISTSSLSSASPSSFSLARQLQGLSSKSQEACPDTDAHRQDRDSTLGSKTSTDDSSAGRKLLRDQEIRKELNKHFGKPQQAFYSGVVGEQRGIRSLEESDSGDEYPGLLDDYIHPGLPDFDDLEVGRERLLYLGEGSPLELLLEGSPSSSPSSSSFSWSSVSPPSTQLSPQHHRWPRSISRSHSSSHHRRRSRSRSPYSRSESPDTRSPSWSPHNLGDSTFIPRIYRSPQSQAHCIFARRPRYDSYEEYQHERLKREEYRRDYEKRECERAEQRERQRQKAIEEMRVVYVGRLRTDSTRTELKRRFEVFGEIEECTVDLRHDGDNFGFITYRYTCDALAALENGHTLCRSNEPHFELCLGGQKQYSKSNYTDLDSHSEDFDPASTKSKYDSMDFDSLLQEAQYSLRR
- the ppargc1a gene encoding peroxisome proliferator-activated receptor gamma coactivator 1-alpha isoform X1 gives rise to the protein MAWDRCNQDSVWRELECAALVGEDQPLCPDLPELDLSELDVSDLDADSFLGGLKWYSDQSEIISSQYGNEASNLFEKIDEENEANLLAVLTETLDSIPVDEDGLPSFEALADGDVTNASDQSCPSTPDGSPRTPEPEEPSLLKKLLLAPANSQLSYNQYPGGKAQNHAASNQRIRPTPAVAKTENPWNSKPRGSCPNRSMRRPCTELLKYLTSSDEAFQTKAREAKSAWTGCGKDRGGACTSSCSSSSSPSSSSTSSFSSLSSCSSSTASKKKTSSASPSSQQQQQQQLAVQAQRGESQAAGTCSVAGEGAGKWRRCTQGGHSAPVALSHGSGCGHACSGEEGRPPGLQPVVDPGSLAAARFIRYMHSYSLPPRETGHAGSCGHCLEAGGLAEAGRPNRHVTVTIRKRRQELEHPMLSQLLTSRPRPARYRAHLQLPQNKRRDLPDMASRVQKSHKNLERASRERLRDQRNLKCSSEIKLDLESWLNMPEQVIGDSLHDPVGQAGEDVFDDVIGSPMSFSQGLPSPLFPDSLVPELTPSDSQKQALRRHLDDQVPPMLAKPTILPLPLTPESPNDHKGSSFENKTIERTLSVEICGTPGLTPPTTPPHKASQEIPFKVSLKNKLSSCSPSALTSKRPRLSNGGSCPQPTSGSIRKGPEQTELYAQLSKASSTMRPGVLEERRGKRPMPRVFGDHDYCQSTSTKRDSTTIAAAVTGPMDGRHVECKDSNMPTSSISTSSLSSASPSSFSLARQLQGLSSKSQEACPDTDAHRQDRDSTLGSKTSTDDSSAGRKLLRDQEIRKELNKHFGKPQQAFYSGVVGEQRGIRSLEESDSGDEYPGLLDDYIHPGLPDFDDLEVGRERLLYLGEGSPLELLLEGSPSSSPSSSSFSWSSVSPPSTQLSPQHHRWPRSISRSHSSSHHRRRSRSRSPYSRSESPDTRSPSWSPHNLGDSTFIPRIYRSPQSQAHCIFARRPRYDSYEEYQHERLKREEYRRDYEKRECERAEQRERQRQKAIEEMRVVYVGRLRTDSTRTELKRRFEVFGEIEECTVDLRHDGDNFGFITYRYTCDALAALENGHTLCRSNEPHFELCLGGQKQYSKSNYTDLDSHSEDFDPASTKSKYDSMDFDSLLQEAQYSLRR
- the ppargc1a gene encoding peroxisome proliferator-activated receptor gamma coactivator 1-alpha isoform X2, translating into MAWDRCNQDSVWRELECAALVGEDQPLCPDLPELDLSELDVSDLDADSFLGGLKWYSDQSEIISSQYGNEASNLFEKIDEENEANLLAVLTETLDSIPVDEDGLPSFEALADGDVTNASDQSCPSTPDGSPRTPEPEEPSLLKKLLLAPANSQLSYNQYPGGKAQNHAASNQRIRPTPAVAKTENPWNSKPRGSCPNRSMRRPCTELLKYLTSSDEAFQTKAREAKSAWTGCGKDRGGACTSSCSSSSSPSSSSTSSFSSLSSCSSSTASKKKTSSASPSSQQQQQQQLAVQAQRGESQAAGTCSVAGEGAGKWRRCTQGGHSAPVALSHGSGCGHACSGEEGRPPGLQPVVDPGSLAAARFISDHKGSSFENKTIERTLSVEICGTPGLTPPTTPPHKASQEIPFKVSLKNKLSSCSPSALTSKRPRLSNGGSCPQPTSGSIRKGPEQTELYAQLSKASSTMRPGVLEERRGKRPMPRVFGDHDYCQSTSTKRDSTTIAAAVTGPMDGRHVECKDSNMPTSSISTSSLSSASPSSFSLARQLQGLSSKSQEACPDTDAHRQDRDSTLGSKTSTDDSSAGRKLLRDQEIRKELNKHFGKPQQAFYSGVVGEQRGIRSLEESDSGDEYPGLLDDYIHPGLPDFDDLEVGRERLLYLGEGSPLELLLEGSPSSSPSSSSFSWSSVSPPSTQLSPQHHRWPRSISRSHSSSHHRRRSRSRSPYSRSESPDTRSPSWSPHNLGDSTFIPRIYRSPQSQAHCIFARRPRYDSYEEYQHERLKREEYRRDYEKRECERAEQRERQRQKAIEEMRVVYVGRLRTDSTRTELKRRFEVFGEIEECTVDLRHDGDNFGFITYRYTCDALAALENGHTLCRSNEPHFELCLGGQKQYSKSNYTDLDSHSEDFDPASTKSKYDSMDFDSLLQEAQYSLRR
- the ppargc1a gene encoding peroxisome proliferator-activated receptor gamma coactivator 1-alpha isoform X3 — protein: MAWDRCNQDSVWRELECAALVGEDQPLCPDLPELDLSELDVSDLDADSFLGGLKWYSDQSEIISSQYGNEASNLFEKIDEENEANLLAVLTETLDSIPVDEDGLPSFEALADGDVTNASDQSCPSTPDGSPRTPEPEEPSLLKKLLLAPANSQLSYNQYPGGKAQNHAASNQRIRPTPAVAKTENPWNSKPRGSCPNRSMRRPCTELLKYLTSSDEAFQTKAREAKSAWTGCGKDRGGACTSSCSSSSSPSSSSTSSFSSLSSCSSSTASKKKTSSASPSSQQQQQQQLAVQAQRAKPTILPLPLTPESPNDHKGSSFENKTIERTLSVEICGTPGLTPPTTPPHKASQEIPFKVSLKNKLSSCSPSALTSKRPRLSNGGSCPQPTSGSIRKGPEQTELYAQLSKASSTMRPGVLEERRGKRPMPRVFGDHDYCQSTSTKRDSTTIAAAVTGPMDGRHVECKDSNMPTSSISTSSLSSASPSSFSLARQLQGLSSKSQEACPDTDAHRQDRDSTLGSKTSTDDSSAGRKLLRDQEIRKELNKHFGKPQQAFYSGVVGEQRGIRSLEESDSGDEYPGLLDDYIHPGLPDFDDLEVGRERLLYLGEGSPLELLLEGSPSSSPSSSSFSWSSVSPPSTQLSPQHHRWPRSISRSHSSSHHRRRSRSRSPYSRSESPDTRSPSWSPHNLGDSTFIPRIYRSPQSQAHCIFARRPRYDSYEEYQHERLKREEYRRDYEKRECERAEQRERQRQKAIEEMRVVYVGRLRTDSTRTELKRRFEVFGEIEECTVDLRHDGDNFGFITYRYTCDALAALENGHTLCRSNEPHFELCLGGQKQYSKSNYTDLDSHSEDFDPASTKSKYDSMDFDSLLQEAQYSLRR